Proteins found in one Lycium ferocissimum isolate CSIRO_LF1 chromosome 6, AGI_CSIRO_Lferr_CH_V1, whole genome shotgun sequence genomic segment:
- the LOC132061052 gene encoding uncharacterized protein LOC132061052, with product MTIKVVVGGFILHIISAYAPQVGLGEEEKRPFWADLDEMIGGLPPTEKLFIGEDFNRHIGSILGGYDDVHRGCGFGERNGGGVALLDFAKAFGLVVANSSFPKKEEHLVTFRSLMAKTQIDFLLLRKDDKGLCKDCKVIPSENLTTQHKLLVMDLEIKMRKRN from the coding sequence ATGACGATTAAGGTGGTCGTTGGAGGGTTTATTTTGCACATTATTAGTGCTTACGCGCCCCAAGTGGGCTTGGGCGAGGAGGAGAAAAGACCTTTTTGGGCGGATTTGGACGAGATGATAGGAGGTTTACCGCCCACTGAGAAGCTATTCATCGGAGAAGATTTCAATAGACACATTGGTTCAATTTTGGGGGGATATGACGATGTGCATAGAGGTTGTGGTTTCGGGGAAAGGAACGGAGGAGGAGTTGCACTGTTGGATTTCGCAAAAGCCTTTGGGCTGGTGGTAGCCAATTCGAGTTTCCCGAAGAAGGAGGAACACTTGGTAACCTTTCGTAGTTTGATGGCTAAGACGCAGATAGACTTTTTACTCCTTAGGAAGGACGATAAAGGTCTTTGTAAAGACTGCAAGGTGATTCCGAGTGAGAATCTAACGACCCAGCATAAGCTCTTAGTGATGGATTTGGAAATCAAGATGAGGAAGAGAAACTGA